The stretch of DNA ttctcagaatcaaaaacaaattatttttttctccaaaaactggaaacaaacttttttttccaaaaaaaaccatagccccccccagaaaatcaaatggttgctgccttattcgCACACTCATTAAAAGCAAATACAAAACTGTTGGCCAATAAACTGCTGCAAAACAAACCACTTTTCTTCCCTTGAACCCAAAATGATAATCTGTTTCTTACCCTATTGAAAAAACAATATGAAAGGGATATCCCGTTATACTTAAATCAGTATATATCATTCTTTAGGGACTGGGGTAGAATAATGTAATCCCCATTTCAAAAAGTATATAGTGCAATTGATCATGAAAAACgttaatttattgttttgtatcatttttgtttaatttccgaatatttcaattttcataagTTAGATTATACTACTTACCAATCTGTGATGTTTTCCTCTTCTTGTTAGGTGGCTGTTCATCAGTAGAACTAGATGCTACAGgttgaaaaaacacaaaattgcACATTAAAATCGAGGGTATTTTTCAAGTAAATCAAATTTTGTAAGgaaaatatgaaaacataagATACATAATTGTTGTTTAGTTGTATTTGAAACACACAGTGTCGTACGGTGGTATATGTTGTTGACATCAACGTGTACGTCACTGGGTCGCATCTGTGGGATATTCTCATCGACAATCATACTACAACCTCTTATTTTTAAATTCCAGCatagacttgctacatgtcccttcctaattatgttttttttttctcaattttgcccctttaacAATTTTACTGCTACATGTATAACTAGGAGAATACCATTAATACTATTATTATGACATCTGCAGGGATGTCTGCAGGAGGAAGCCTTTCTCCAAGGGCAATTAGTAGACTGGCAgttatcagtaaacatataaattagtatttaaagaaagaaataaaagaaagggaattgtagcaagtctaaTTCTAGCACTAAAGATCATCAAAGAAATTTGTAACTTGCAATACTTCCTTTGAATAATTCGGTATTTCAGCATGGCTTGTCATTGGTTATTATAGCCTGTTCTTATatgtataaacaaatttaaaaagaaacaattaaaaaacacaaatataagaTAGTTTTTTATAATGTAAACGTCAAGTTGATAGACTCTGAGGATTATGCTTTTTATAACACATATAATTATGTGAAGTTAACCCCGTGTACCATTTGAATCACTATTCAGTACTTAATAAGACAAGAGGAGCATGCATTTATAGTCCTCCCACGCCACCACACCAAATTCAACCGCATAAAAAAGTTAGGACCTAAAAAAGTATACTGACCTATGTCACGACCTCCACGTAGTTCAGGTTGTATATTGGTGCTCTTTGAATTCTTTGCCAATATCTTGTTAATTTCCTCTTCTACTGGTTCGATTACATCTCGAGCTATTCGTTCGTCGAATTCgtttaaaatcttttttaaatcCGTATATTTGCCAGGCGCAATAAAGCTTTTCTTCTCCATAAACTCCAGGATGTGCATGATGGTTTTAGCATTGTTTCTGTCTTTAGGCGTTAGTACAGACTTTAGCCTATTTAACAGTTGTTTATACTGGTCCTCGTCAATCGAACTGTCAATATAGTTGCTTAATTGCGTGGTGAGATAAGCGTGCTTATCTAAAGCCTCTTTTGGGACCGGCATTGTttacttttgatttcaaatttcataatatGACCTCACTCATGCATTGAACTTCCTGTTTGAAAGCGCAATATCAATTTCAAAAAACGATATTTATAATAATCAGTGCGAAATATTGAATAAAAGgtgttttataaaaagtaaagtaattatttgtccttttgtggtaaattatattattaaacatgCATGGTGTTTTTAtctacatttatttattaataatgaGTCATTGAACCATACCGTTACCTAGTTCAAGGTTTTTAGCTATCTATTTATGATAACAGAATGGTTGACTTATTTGGGTCACACATATATAGTGCTTGTGTGTAATCAAATATTCgctaataaaattattttactatTAAATCTTTAAAGCATAACTTTACTTATTCATGCATGTTTCTGTTGTGTACCTTTTCCTAGTGGGGAGGTGATAGGGTTTAACTTCAATAATACTTATATGATCTATGTTTATTTTCCAACAATTTTTTCCAGTTCTTCATGTTTGTCTATACTTGGTGATTTGgaaattcttatttttaaaagttgacaTTCATTTACATTTGCCATTCACATAAATACATACATTAATATTAGAAGGTTTAATTATTGTTTAAAATCCTTGATCATCTCAGAATGGAATATAAAtgttgatgaagaaaaaaaatattttcatgctTAAAGATTCATGCTGCTTTGCATGCATTTGAATTAGAGTAAATCATTACGATTTTTTGTGCACTTTTTATAGAGTGATTATTGAAGGAGGAATGCACACAAGGGTCTATCGTACGTTTTGAAAAGTATCAAaacaatgtggtatgattttattattttgtagtaGGGAGAGTTATAGTGACACACTCCAAActcaaaaaaaatgaaactaaaagacaaattgaaagagtacgttggtattgctttgtttcataaaaaaaatggccaacgtagatacaagtatcttgtcttagggagggataaatcctactttgtaaacgATCACTccgattcaaacaaaaaattctctgaaactgacattatccaCGGCCGACATTCGGCTAACCGAGatattggtcggttaatctatattgagtatgcggctatatcggcggttggtctgttaatcgggttggctaaagtctgttaatcaggtgttatcgagaaaatcattgaaagttcagcatgtttcattgtataactttttaaatatatttttatcataaaaaatattcatgtctaacaaaacaattcaatgtactgaatccagtggtgtaattattatttttctagcttcaatgtacgatctataaaatgaaaaggcgggttactcatcaataaatttatacacattttacacacacaaactgtacacaaaatgacacgttggttgaatttacgtgcatgcaatattttgaacatcgagaaaagacaggcattatgtttgttaaccataatgaaatcattgtgtgaaaaatcttcacgaaaatatgtattttggtgacataaatcaatctttatttaaaacctggtctgttaatgggtcggatgtataaaacccagtctgttaattggtctgttaagagttatgaatggcaataaaagtataattttattgctatatggggtgttatcggatcaaatgggtaggctcaagacgagcggctaaaatatacggaaacaacacatgagcaatgaaacataaaatatacggaaacaacacatgaacaatgaacaatttaaacaatggaaattgaaaattgataaaaacggtttcaaaaagtgtaatattaaagtaatgttaatttcatccaagaatggtcgcatatgtcatgtggattctgtttaattgtcatgaatgacaccaatttgtcatctacattggtaaccagtatatagaTCAGAGATAAAcatcgtaatgtaactaaacatcagtaagtaagatatattgggatgctaaaatataaagaatagagaaagaataatgaggaagataaataaaaggtaaaaggaaaaaaagtcacggaGGAAACGTgagataacaatttaaagaatacagaaataaacaccCACCCACCCCAAATCCGAACCCGCAAGGTAAACACGATAATCTGGATGGAgtagcagaatatagaataatagatttCGATGTACTCtaattggtgacaaatgctagaagtttacatgcggacaactgccgtTCTCCTCTACACTTATGCAGAAAGGAACTAAAGAGAATGAAATGTATTAAAACTCAAGatgaccaaatgtagctgcattcgctcatTTCCATTTACTActtgagaatgatttgtaaacaacatatgattaggtaatagaaataaagaaccaattggaCGATGCTTACGAATTAGGgttaaacgtccagtgacaaatatcatgtacatatgagaaaaacaacacgttatatgtaccctgtgttgtattagaaagacactttcagtcggatttgagaacgtgctactttgaacagacacaaaaattgaggctgattgaaaacgttaataataaattcatgcgtattccagcggccaatccatatcacactatattgaagtgacacacccttcaataaaatgcaaagaaagtcaaaataaaaatgctcttactagtaaATAacaaccgaaatgaatgacagacggacattttttttacaacacttagtgaataattgaaatcaagatatttgaggTTTGCGTTACAAAGCAAAGGTCTGCGTtttatcgcaaaggtttgcattataacgcaaaaggtttgcgttgtatCGCAAATGTAGgacgaaaatttaaaaaaaaaatgtgttgcgcTAATTCGCTTCcgtaggatactgttgcaccgtattatcattttctttttactcaggaacatctcattcttaactttttctataggaaaatataaaggtagcaaaaataACTGTGGCTAAAttactcttaactgacacaattttaattgtccaacccattaacagactttattcccataattttcactaaaacgtggtaatattcactttttattacaattatgaaatatttaccaatgtaaatttatgttttagaaccaaagtactattttgtgtcctttaaatgatatctaaaattgtttgttccgacttttattaaaaaaaaatgctatgcgtataaacataaatactacatacttgcgcgacgccttttgattttactgaaaactgcgtagactatgaaatgtttttacaagtggaaaatgttctatgatagatatcattttgtcagacagttttctttttttgatttggttcttacaatatgccaaaaatctttatatttaatagagtttaacattaaattgtgcgttttactcttaacagacgtataaccaacccgattaacagaccaatctccaatatagccgcatactcaatatagattaaccgaccaatctctcggttagccgagtgtcggccgtgttatcaagatgcttgatttcttgattgacaacctATTTGTTaggttcggaggacgtgtttttcaacagtctgtcggcattccaatgggaacgaattgtgcccctcttcttgctgacttgtttctttattattatgaggctgacttcatacaggaacttcttaggaagaaagattagaagttagcaatatccttctACTCTACTTTCCGtaatatagatgatgttctttcactcaataattcaaaatttggtgactatgttgaacgcatctatcccatcgaactagatataaaggttactacagatacagttaaatcgGCCTCAtatccaattgtgaactttccatttctgcatacagggtatatatctcccaattgatacgatattccagtgcttgcatttcctatcatgattttttttatagagggttgctgctcacaaggaagctattaaaccaagagttccaaatggtgaagttgaaatcattccttcgtaagttttacggacgccatcacgagttggttgaccgttatgtaatacctgtttcacaaatgatatcgaatatgttccttaggGTGCAATcaaaagtttttttctatgacgtcatattttgagggaccatgtataatTGACTCTTAGTGGTGTTAATGTTAATAAAGatcttgtataaaactagatatcattagAATCAGAAttttctctagtttataatgaaataaaaataaattgtacttttaatAGTACCAAAAAGCTTTATCCAGAGAAAatgggaaaaacattgcctaatctatgcataaaaaaactgaaatcaggtcatgtgcacacccatgaagacatgatACATGCACATTTGTCATAATCGAAACTGTATGTATTTCATAGGTTTTTACCTTGTCTTTCTTTATGCTTCagggtacgttcgcctgctccgaaaagagctaaaGTGGCtgtaaataagttttcaattttcactgccaaaaaacaggatgtttacagtttgtctcccctcaaaacatgtgaatttaatctaatttttaaaaattattttaatcattcaacctgttttaattgaagctaattaacttatttttacaatcaaatacaaaaaacatgatactttttcaccaattatgttgataaaaagggacttccctccatgtctatttttatatgaaactgtttatagcacccttacgtcgtaactacaatccccttccctttcatgaatgtgacctcccgaattagactatttaccggatttgttatcacataaacaacacgacgggtgcaacatatggagcaggatctgcttaccctttcggagcacctgagatcacccctagtttttggtggggttcgtgttgcttattctttaagtgtaaaatgtatagacaaatggacaaattttttgtaactttttcacTTTACTGTAGGCATGTTTGAATATAAATTTTGACTCAATGTTTTAACGTAATTACAAAGGCATCCACCTAGCCGTATTCTTCCGCGATGTATTTTTAAGGGGACTACAAggtctttattattttaaattggaGGAGGGGTGGTGTTAAAGTAAACTGAATTATTCGCTTAAAATACGCTGCCTTGTTTCGGTCATTATTAACTCTATATTCCAATATGCACAGAAGGTCACGAGTGTGCCTTGAACATGGTACAGTGCGTGAATTTTCGCTCAATTTAACACTATGTAATTCTAAAGAACCATATATACATTCTGCACTGTTCAAGACTGAATATTATTGCACTGtaaaagtttggttttttttaatcattgtgtTTTCTGATTACTTTCTTAGCATGCTTAGTGAAGTATAAACCCACCTCTTTTTTCGTTCATCTTCATGCATAAATCACAAAACGGTACTAGAACACGAAACAGACAATCATATTTATAATtcgaaaaaaaagtaacaaaattttTCTGGTGCAGCTCTGTAAACTTCATGTTTATTTCTTTCAAACTACTATCAAAATTACTTTTATACGGCTGATCGTCCTcacttttcaatattttgtcaaatttatcatGTACAATATTAACGgggaaaaacacaaaaaatataacaatatatatatatttattttaaattagtaaaacagagctgAATGTGGGTTTTGATAATGTTAACTTCCATTATTTTTATTACTGCATTACATTTGAATATTTACACACACTAAATATATGAATTACATTACTATCTCTTTGTCCAACCCAAAGTTTCCCATCTGAATCACAACCTATTGCCCCTGGTTCTCCTAATCCCGACGATCCTGAAACTGGGGACCTAAGAACAAGTCCAACGAATTCTGCTGCGTACGAAATCATGTGAATGGTGTCTGAGTAACTATCGGTTACCAAGACAACTGGTCTGTTACTATAAGATCCAATACACATATCAACAGGTGTAAACGATTCGTCGTCATCTGATTCGTTGCCATTATATTTGCCAACTACGTTTCCATCTTTCAAGCGAACATCAACAAAATGATTGTTCGAATAAGATAGGCAGATAAGATCGTTCCCCAGTACGCAAACTCGCATCGGTACGATATCATACCCCGTATTAAAGTTCCATATTTCCTCCCCGGCTGGCATAAAACATTTAACACAACCTAGTAGAACGTCTGCGACGTTGTCCTTTTCAAAACCTGTTATAACAACTGAATCATCTGGGAAAATTGCAATACCTACAGGGTGAAATATACTTGGGGAAATTATGATATTTGGTTCACTTCCTGCGAAACGACGAACGACAGTTTCATGAGCAAATGAAACCAGGATTGTATTTGTTTGCTCAACAGCAAACCCATACGCGGATGGCTGTAtgtcaacatttcttaaaatattaCCGTTGCTGTTATATAATCCAAAAGAACAGGTTTCCAATTCTTCATTAGTTATAAAAAGCCAAGCTTCGGTTGGTGAAACGGGTATAACACCATTGCAACATGTGTCTTCCTCTAATTTAAAACTGGCATGTTCAGTAACCAAAATTTGTGTCCATGGTGCCATTGGTTGTGTGAATGAATAAGGTAAAGACGCATTTGACCTTACAGAATGCGAAGACGAATCAGAATCTGTATCACTACTATCACTGACGATGCTCAACGAAAACAAATCTCTTGGCCCTTTTGAAGCAGACTTTTTGCACTTGTGACCCTTTCGACAAATTAAACACATACTTTTATCACACTCACTACAGATCCATTCACTCATGTTTTCACGACACACATCACAAGTTAAAACATTCTTTGCGCTAACGAAATAATTTTCCTGAAATCCGTTTACTCCATCGCCAGTAATGTGTATATTCGAGCGACACATTGGACAAATGACAGACTCATCTGAAATTCTGTTTCTGACGTGATCCTTCAAACACGGAAGACAAAATGTATGACCGCAAGGGAGTAGCTTTGGACATTTGTACGCGCTCTCAAAGCATATCGGGCATTGTCGATAAACGTCTATGAACAATTGATTATTTATGTTACTTATTGGGTGTTCGTTATCAGTTACTTGCAGCTTTTCATGTTGGGTCATTTGTTTTATCTGTTCTAACTcttgttcatttttttcttctccaaaattatttgtttttgtcttttcttgcgagacaatttttgaaatagtgttttggtcagtttgtTTGTCTTTATCGTGTATTTCTGCAACTGATGTttcatgtttttctttcaatACTTGTGTTTGatcataacttttttgttgttCCTCTTGAATCCTGCAAGTTTTATAAACCTCGCTTTCGTTTCCATGTGAGGCTCGTTTTTCACTCTTACCTGCTGATTCTAAATCatcatttaatttattcaaattttcattatAGACGATCGGTAGTTTTGCAGAATCAACCATTGTTTGTGGTTCATTTTCGATGTTAGAATGACAAATGATGACATCATTGTTAATGCACTGTTCGTTCTCCTCCGTAGATTCATTGTCGTGGTCAGAGGCGATGCtgttttctgtgttatttgttgATTTACTGTTTCCCATCTTATTCTCATGGCATggttatttctaaaaataaattattcaaacacttagaaaagaaatatattagaTATCACTAAAATTAAGTAATTTCTTGAAGCGATAATTGGTCTGCTTTATACTTGGTATATATAGTACATTTCAAAAGCCAAGAAAAGCGAAGCGTTATAATACTATATTTCACGGCGCTTTTTCTAACAAAAGAGTTCATCTTACAAGAGTAACGTTAAAGTAAGCTTTGATCATTGTTTATTTAAAGTTCCGACACTAACATAGGCACACACCATATTTGTCTGTCATCATAATGATCCATCAACTCAACGAATAATAATGGATGCTTAACTTATTGTTTTCCTTGTAGAACATTATTGCTAAGTGAAACATAGGGTGACAATGGTTTGAATTACTCCACATTACAATTGTTAGCAATTTGTCACTTAGATTTTTCGATACATATTCATTTAAACATACGTAACATATATAtactgtttaaattttaaataaacttgaaattgttatgttTTGGCCAAACCTGTTCTTGGGGTGATcactaaattttccaaaaagtCTGGAGGCCTGCAGAAcgacttaatttgtttaaaattggtatGGACGAATACTGTTACATCTAATGCACAACATACCactttcaagttttttttataattaacacaatgtgtatatataatgttaagtatgtttaaacGAGCATAAATGCTTCCATAGTTTAGGAATATGccatcccaggcatagattaccttatccttatttggtacaactttttggaattttggatcatcaatgctctttaactttgtacatgtttggctttataaatattttaatatgagcgtcactgatgagtcatatgtagacgaaacgcgcgtctggcgtactaaattataatcctggtactttttgataactattaggacTCTATTCATTAAAGGTTAtaaaatacaggcaaagtttatatgtttatgaagtgTACTATATTATAACTATAATGGAACCTTAATTATTTTCGTGACTAAACAGTTAGAACAGTAACTGGCATAATTAACTGTTTTTGCATATTGAGCATGTTGACGTTATGGTTCGATAACAGTTTTAAATTACCAATCCGCCATCATTTGATGCATAAACGTTTGATATAACGTATCAACGTATTTTATAAGATATACATgtcgggtgccacatgtggagcaggaactgataaccctttcagagcacctgagatcagctCGGTTTTTATGGGTTTCATATTGCACGGTTTTGACTTTTGTATGTACTTTcatagtataaaattgagaatggaaatggggaatgtgccaaagagacaacaacccgaccatagaaaaaaacaacagcagaaggtcaccaacaggtcttcaatgtagcgagaaattcccgcacccggaggcgtccttcaactggcccctaaacaaatatatactagttcagtgataatgaacgccatactaatttccaaattgtacacaagaaactaaaattaaaataatacaagactaacaaaggccagaggctcctgacttgggacaggcgcaaaaatgcggcggggttaaacatgttttgagatctcaaccctcccccatacctctagccaatgtagaaaagtaaacgcataacaatacgcacattaagattcagttcaagataacatatatgagaagaccataacccgtgtcatgccaacaactggtttttgaataaatgtgtttaggttcgatgcaaagaccatataagtgaatcaatattaacgccaaaatatgcaatctttaatgacctgacaacagtaccgtaactatatcccttcttaataagtctattcaaaagttttgttactttttgaggtgaatactgacacctttgtgctttataaagaatatttccataaaaaattggatgtgaaatacctgaacgtataagaagtctgcatgttgagctatatttccgatgataaaatttagtaaatgttttgactagtttgtgatatcgaaaaccctggtgtaataatttttcagtaatacataaatttctctcgttaaaatctaaaacattgttacatgcacgagcgaatcgtacaagttgagatatataaacaccgtaagatggtgacaagggaacgtcaccatctaaaaatggataattaacgataggaaatgaaaaatcatctcttttatcataaattttagtattcagctttccgttagtgatatagatatcaagatcgaggaaagggcagtggttattgttagtattagctttatttaaagtaagttcaacaggataaatttctttaatatacatactgaagtcgtcattattgagagccaaaatatcatccaaatatctaaaagtattattaaatttgtttatcagatgttgtttcgatgggtctttgcttatttttgtcatcaattgtaactcatagcaatacaaaaacaggtccgcaataagtggtgcacagttagtccccattggaattccgataatctgacgatatacggaatccccaaagcgaacaaaaatgttatctagtaaaaattcaagggcatatatatagtatcaaagcatgtccaattgacatagtttttttgtttattgctactaaaaaatgacctaaaagagtttgaacatatatattcacattctgactttttaaatgcccatttaattaggtgtgtgaattttttcttaatgagaatgtgaggcaatgtggtatacagggtagaaaaatcaaaactttgaacagatttaaaatcaccaatataagcatgcaatttatcaagtacttccatcgagttcttgacactccaaaagtaattaattccactattttcgaaggccttatttgaacaatttattatcaggtttttaattgtaccaagtgtgctggtaagaagaatagacaatttagtagtggaacaatggcttgaagacgaaataaatctatatctgtaaggtgttttgtgtagcttcggaagccagtacatagttgggactttcattgtttttggctctgcttgtaaagcggtagctaaaagtttatgtttgttacagatgtcgttttctgaaaatggagtcagttggaatgttggtgaattggtgatttcttttttcagaacctcaatgtaaaatttacgtcaaacaataataatattattagcagctttatcggccgggacaaaaacaaatttcttggctagttcttttagtttatgtttgatacgagaaataggtttttttgtggttattgttaatagtaaaatgttctttaaaatgttgaatacgtatatcaactatcttcattactgaattaaaaaaagagtccaaagattttttgtcagctttttcccgttttatccatttaatacagtaagtatggagtgagtcgtggatgatattacgacactcattccaattaataattgacgggggacgatatttaggtcctttactgaggaatgattttaactctcggtcttaaacgatgttaagatctcctgttataacatgggaaatgggtccataaatatattcggatgtactacaattacatgaagtaggtgtattttcactgatattaacatctttacacagttgactataattaaacacaaatataaatattaatctTGTTTGTATGTCTTCTATTTCATCGTTTGACATGGTGTTGTGtgtttgtctttaattttaaTCTTATGAGTCTGGTATAACTTAGATTCTTCCATCTGTCATGAACCTGCATAAAACTTACCAAATCAATATCCATGTTTAC from Mytilus galloprovincialis chromosome 2, xbMytGall1.hap1.1, whole genome shotgun sequence encodes:
- the LOC143063764 gene encoding uncharacterized protein LOC143063764 — its product is MGNSKSTNNTENSIASDHDNESTEENEQCINNDVIICHSNIENEPQTMVDSAKLPIVYNENLNKLNDDLESAGKSEKRASHGNESEVYKTCRIQEEQQKSYDQTQVLKEKHETSVAEIHDKDKQTDQNTISKIVSQEKTKTNNFGEEKNEQELEQIKQMTQHEKLQVTDNEHPISNINNQLFIDVYRQCPICFESAYKCPKLLPCGHTFCLPCLKDHVRNRISDESVICPMCRSNIHITGDGVNGFQENYFVSAKNVLTCDVCRENMSEWICSECDKSMCLICRKGHKCKKSASKGPRDLFSLSIVSDSSDTDSDSSSHSVRSNASLPYSFTQPMAPWTQILVTEHASFKLEEDTCCNGVIPVSPTEAWLFITNEELETCSFGLYNSNGNILRNVDIQPSAYGFAVEQTNTILVSFAHETVVRRFAGSEPNIIISPSIFHPVGIAIFPDDSVVITGFEKDNVADVLLGCVKCFMPAGEEIWNFNTGYDIVPMRVCVLGNDLICLSYSNNHFVDVRLKDGNVVGKYNGNESDDDESFTPVDMCIGSYSNRPVVLVTDSYSDTIHMISYAAEFVGLVLRSPVSGSSGLGEPGAIGCDSDGKLWVGQRDSNVIHIFSVCKYSNVMQ